The window GCATTCTCCTTCTTGGGTATGAGAGTTAAGTTGATGTGATTACTTCCTAGGGGGAgatgggtagttaagaagtcaTGAACAAATTTACAGAAGTCTAGTTTGATTAGATCCCAACAGCTTTGGTAGAAAATTGTAGGGAGGCCATCAATCCCTAGTGCTTTGTAAGGCCCCAAACTGTTTTATGTAATGTTGGGATCCGGTATGTTCCAAAATGTTTTCTTTAGCTGCCTATTATGGGAAAGACCATGCCACCGGCTGCTCTCCTATGATCtgccccacctccctccctcctaTTAGACACAAATAGGGCCGAAATAACCATCCTACCCCCTgtctgggtggggtccacccctaTTTGTGTTTGGtaggagggagggaggtggggcaAGTCGTAGGAGAGGAGTTGGATCTGAGAATGCCACTTGGTTGTGCAGCGCATGCGTACACCCTGATACAAAGGAGTGCAAAATGACCGATGCACCCCCTGGAACCTCAGAAATGACCAGGGGTGCGGCGGTCATTTCGTGTGCCCTTGTATCAGGGCACAGGGACGGCGTCTTTGGCGTGACCAGGTGGCATTCtaattagagaaaaagaaaactgtttggttgcgTATGCGGCGTGTCCAGGCGCAAGATTGCACGAAACTACCATTCAGCCCTCCCTGGAATAAAAAACTCCATCCGTGTTGATGCCCTTgtgtgcgctctcattggccctgtgCTGATGCAGGGTTTACACAACCAAataacaatctcttgcccaattAATTATAAGACTTTCATCATTTCTCGAGGAGAATATTTCAAGCTCTCACATTGGATTCCTAGCAAAAACAAGGgtatttgggtcatttcacaggcgGTCCCCCTATTTTTGATGGGCTAGATCCTCCAGCTCCAGCTACaactggaggagagccaggtccTACATCAACAATGCAACTAAGCAATTAAGACAAGTCTAGAAGCAATGATTCATAGAAAACAAATTTCGGCAATTCATTGGTTGCATAATTTTGCGATCTGCAAGCACGGGTCATAGACATAGTTtgaagtattggtatcggatcgCCCGGTACCGGTTTTGATAGTcaccgatactgataccgataccaataccaaaTCGGTAGCACAGTAGTgtcaaaaactcatttttaaagaagAATCAGGGACAAAGTTGCCTGATACAGTAGATCTAGGCTGATACCGTATCGGTTTTGTATCTGTTTTGTAGGTTATGGATAaccgttccgataccgtgcactaaaaccacgGTCATAGatggatagatagatagataaatTATAAATAGATCGATCGTTGAAACAGAGTACAAGTGCTTGATGATCTTCTCTTCTTCGATGTTAAGAGGGCCGAATTCAACAAAATAGCAAAACCCAAGCCTTTGATTCAACAAGAATGAAAGACCAACACGTAAAAGAATGCTACCCGATCATATGCCTTTAGACGCACgaatggaatccaagagagtgaatggattccatctgtgtgCCTACGCGTTCTCGTATGAAAATGTAATCCAGCCTCTAATTAGGCGTTTCCTACGTTCTCTTACATATgaatgttttattattttctctcccctaaaaaattgaataaaaaaccaCTTTGACCATTAAAACACTACTGTACCCATATAAGATCTTAACGGCATAACGCCATCTTCAACGTGTCGTATGCACATTGGTTGGTAGATTTGCTAAGGCATGATTTTGTCCGTCTTCACATCCCCGTCTCTCTCGAGGCCTTCAGGGAATAGGGAGGGAGTACGTGGCGTGCTGGCTACTCAGCTTCTCTGTCTCTTGGAGGAGCGAGGAAATGGAATCTTTCCTACAAAGCCCAATTGAGATTTCCCATATTCGATTCCCAGAGGTtctattctttctctcttctgcTCTCTCAAATCTATGTATATATGtgttgttgtaaacttgtaatgtgATGAGATTATCTCTCGCCGGCAAAATTCTGAGAATCATGTCCGTATTTGCTCACAATTGGCCCCAAGAAGCTGTCCGAAGCCTCACTTCAGCAATTGGGTTCATTGTTTTTGCGTTACTGGATTTGTTGGATTCCCTTCTCTGCATTTTTTACAGTTTAATTGATGGGCTCCTGGAAGTAAACACCTCCTCTTGTTACTGCCAGGACAGGGGAGAACAGAGGACGAACGTGAATGGGGATAAAGAAGCTGAGATTTCAGAAACTTTGTATAGGAGGAAAAATATTTCCAGGGATTTAGGCCTTCCAATGTTGAGAGCAAAGAGGGTGGATTCCATTAAGAAAGGAAGTTTAGTGGTGAATAGGTGGTCAGACTGCAATTGTGAATCTTGTGTTTCATGGCAGCTCAATGGAGATCAGAAACTTCATGTTGTTGTCAGAGAGCCCTCACCAGGTACTAGAACAACCCAAATTTCTCCCTTCTTCGTTTTTATTGATAGATTTATTATTTGGTCGAAGCATGGTTGTTTTGCCTAAGAGAGTAAGGGCTTTCAAATTTTCCATTAGCTTTCATCGACTTATCAATCAGTTTCTTCAAGTAATTAAGTAAATAAAGGATAGAAAGAGTTGGCAGTCTGCTGTGACTTTTGATTTTCATGCGACTAAAACAAGCATAAGTTGGAGAACTTTTTGAAAAGATGATAGTTGTGGGTAAGACTCATGGAAGACCTCAGGGTAGTTATGGATTTGTACTTGAAATGGTGATAATTGTTAATGTTGCTACCAGTTAAGTACTTATGTAAGTGGTATTGAAATGATGGAAGACCTTAGGGTGGTTATATGCCTTTGTGCTTGAAATCATTTTAGTTGTTAATGCAATTATCAATTGATGTTTGACAGCTACCAATGAAGACAGCAAGGGAAAGCCAGCTGAAAATGTGATTTTCTTACATGGGTTTCTatcctcttcctccctttggATTGAAACAGTATTTCCAAATCTCTCTGAACCTGCAAAGCAGAGCTACAGATTGTTTGCTGTAGATCTCCTAGGTTTTGGAAGGAGCCCGAAACCACGGGATTGTCTTTACACGTTGAAAGACCACTTGGAAATGATCGAGAAATCTGTAATTGATCGGTTTCAGTTGAACTCTTTCCACTTGGTTGCCCACTCCATGGGATGTATAATTGCTTTGGCCTTGGCAGCAAAATATCCGAAGTCTTTGAGGTCAATTACACTGATAGCACTGGTGAGTACACGAAGCGATTTGATAGACCAGATTTTTTAGTGTTGATGAATAACATTAAATAGTTTGAACCCATATGGAAATCCAATTTGTTAGAATCCAGTTATTGAGTCGTCCAAATCCAGAGTTCAACTCAGATAGGTTACGAGTAACTTTCCGTGGGATTGAATTTCCATGTTACTACCAGACTCTTAGTTACTTGACTTTGTACTCATTGTTGAGTCATCTTGCTTTGCGTATTCTTTTATTTCCTCAATTTTATTACACACTATGATGCTCATTTGGGGTCagtgatggatgttattttcagCCTTACTTTCCCTCATCCGAGGACAATGCGAGCTTAACTGCACTCAATAGACTTGCTGGGAAGAAATTGTGGCCACCATTGCTTTTTGGTTCTTCAGTCATGTCATGGTATGAACATGTTGGAAGAAGCATCTGCTTCCTTGTCTGCAGAAACCACCGGAGATGGGAATGGATTCTTAAGCTGCTAACTAGAAGGTAAGTTAATCAAATTAAGGTTCTTCCTTCAATACTAACTCAAGAAAATATTCATATAGCTCGTATTTAACTTTTTCTAGGGACCCGCATTTCATGGCTGTGGACTTGACCAGGCACACCCATCACTCAGCCTGGCACACAATGCACAATGTTATATGTGGAGGAGCAAAGCTAATGGATGAATACTTGGAAGCTCTGAACAAGTCGGGTGTGTCAGTTACAATCATCCAAGGAGACAAAGACCAGGTGGTTCCATTTGAGTGTAGCCACAATGTGAAGCTTAAAGTTCCACTTGTGGAGGTTAAGACCATCTCTAATGCAAATCACACAACTGTAATTACGGGTAGAGAAAAGGAATTTATGAGGGAGTTGGAACAAATATGGCATTTTTGTGGGaaataaaaattgtaaaatggATGTGCTCAGAAAGATGGTTAGTACTTGGTACCATCTGGCCTCAACTTGAAGGTGCataattcaattattcaaattaTTTGTATTCAATTTTTGTCCTAGTTACTTCAATGGATTTCCATATTACTTCACAGTATAAATGTTTATTCGGGATTCCTACAGAGAGCAGTTGAACACAACGAGAAGGGACTGAACAGTGGATGTGGCAACTCCCTCCCTAACTCAACCCAGTCTAGTgtggatcattatcctctccggtTCCCTGCATGAAACagttgtccggttcctctcTTAGGGGgccggaaatgacgacctaaccgcctacctgaacacactgcccgagtgaggttaagtcatcatttgtgcctccctatgagaggaactggacaactgtaccgggcaggataaaaattcctctaGTGTAGGGTtctaattgaaaattttgaacctGATTTACAACAACCAGTTTCCATTTGGCCGTCTTATTAGAAAAAAAGTGAaggaaaaggaaatgaaattgaaacaaaaattaATTGGAGACTTCTAATCTTTACCAACAATGCTATATATACTTAGTTCATCTTTGACAATGCATGGTGAAGATTATCTATTATGTCAATGAGCAAGTGAACTTCACTGATTACTAAGTAGTAAACATCCCACAAAATATCAGTGAACTGTGGGTTCAGTGAAGTACATGTgcacacaacacacacacacactaccaaaaaaaaaaaaagttggttcAGTCCTTTTCCTTACT is drawn from Telopea speciosissima isolate NSW1024214 ecotype Mountain lineage chromosome 1, Tspe_v1, whole genome shotgun sequence and contains these coding sequences:
- the LOC122647663 gene encoding probable lysophospholipase BODYGUARD 4, which gives rise to MRLSLAGKILRIMSVFAHNWPQEAVRSLTSAIGFIVFALLDLLDSLLCIFYSLIDGLLEVNTSSCYCQDRGEQRTNVNGDKEAEISETLYRRKNISRDLGLPMLRAKRVDSIKKGSLVVNRWSDCNCESCVSWQLNGDQKLHVVVREPSPATNEDSKGKPAENVIFLHGFLSSSSLWIETVFPNLSEPAKQSYRLFAVDLLGFGRSPKPRDCLYTLKDHLEMIEKSVIDRFQLNSFHLVAHSMGCIIALALAAKYPKSLRSITLIALPYFPSSEDNASLTALNRLAGKKLWPPLLFGSSVMSWYEHVGRSICFLVCRNHRRWEWILKLLTRRDPHFMAVDLTRHTHHSAWHTMHNVICGGAKLMDEYLEALNKSGVSVTIIQGDKDQVVPFECSHNVKLKVPLVEVKTISNANHTTVITGREKEFMRELEQIWHFCGK